ACTCATTGggacttccattaaggaaagctgtcttgacatccattttccaaatttcataatcaaaatgaccTGAAATGGATAAGAGAAACTGGATAAACTTTAGCATGGCTATCAGTgagaaagtttcctcatagtcAATTCCTTCTTTCTAAGTAAACCCTTTCACAAAaagcctagccttgaaggtttccaccctcccatcttctcctcttttcttcttatagatccacttgcatccAATGGGTTTTATCCCTTTGGGTGGATTTACAAGATCCCAGACTTAATTGGAGTACATGGACCCCATATCTGATTTCATAGCCTTCAGCCAAAGttctgcatctttatcttgaaATGCTTCACAGTAGTTACTAGAATTGGTATCCAATTCATCAAGGATCCTGTCATAAGACTCTCCCATGAACATATACCGATCAGGCTAGCATACAACCCTCCCACTGTGACAAGGCACGTTTTACTATGTCAATTTtgatccttgtgcaccatcattctgcCCTAGTTATACAACCAACGTATTGATGGTAGCTGCACGTTATAGGTTAGACTCAGCTCAAACTACAACATTCCTCTCACTCCAACGAGGCAATGAGATGTCAATAACTGtgtcttgtggtggttcttcttgcactatcggtatagctggtatatctcctctcaactcttctaaaacaatcctacttctgggtttgtggttcattacatagtcctcttctaagaatcaagcattggtgctaacaatgaccttctgatccttaggacaataaaataaaccactTTTCATTCCTTTAGGGCAGCCAACAAATAAACAAACATGtgtccttgattccaacttatttgctttcctttttagcatgtgtgctggactacCTCATATCTGAACATGCCATAGACTAGGTTTGCGCCCAGTCCATAGTTCCGTGGGTGTAGTAGGTAATAACTTAGACGTGACCAAGTTAAGAATATAGGTTGTTGTTTCTGGTGCGTGCCCCCAAAACGAATTAGGCAAATCTTaataactcatcatagatctgaccatgtccataagagttatattccttctttctgctacaccattttgttgtggcatACCAGGTGCAAACAACTGGGATTAAATTCCCTCCTCCAATAATTAATCCATAAATTTTCCTAAAAGGTACTCGTCACCACGATTAGATCGcagtgtcttgatacatttaccctgaTGCTTCTCCGCTTctgccttaaataccttgaatttctcaaagcattTAGACTTACAgcacatcaaataaatatacccataccttgaATAATCACGAATGAATGCAACAAAATACTCAAAGCAACCTCTAGCCTAGATATTCATGGGGCCACACAAATAAGAGTGAACTagttctaatgcctcttttgctctATAGCCTTTGACCGAAAAAGGGCcgcttggtcatcttaccttctaagcagGATTTGCAGACTGCtagtgcctccacttctaatgaacctaatggcCCATTCTGAACCAGCCTTGAAATCCGTCTCAAATTAATATGACCTAGGCGTAAGTGTCGAAGATAAGTTTTGTTCAATTTAGAAGATTTCTTTCTCTTACATGATTGTTTAtcagtgttattcaattcatttagttgcactaAAGGAGAagcatgattaataatataaagaccatccaccaatgtaccagattagataaaatgtttatttaacttaataacaatTGGGTCATTAAAATAAACGAAATATCCATTGTCCACCAACTTGGAAactgaaatcaaattccttctaatggaaggtacataaagagagtctttcaatatttaaatcctatctctaccaaaagaaatgTGAATATCTCCCACTGCAACTACTGACACTCTCGTGCCATCTCCTAGAAATACGTAAATCTCCTTACTGGCATATTTGCTGGACCCCTACAAACAATTGCAAACATGATTAGTGGCTCTTATATCTATACACCAAGTACTGGTAGATATCACTGCTAAACAtgtttcaactactagtgaatgGGATATACCTTTGTTGTTCTGTTTGACAAGATAAGCAGGACATTGTGCTTTCCAGTGCCTTGGCTGCTTGTGTGAAAGCACTTGTCCCTGGGCTTTTTCACTCCATCCTATGACCCACGTACTACTAGAGGAGCTCCTTGTGGTTTCCGAACCTCTTTCTGCTTCTTTCGACCTTTTGGCATAGAAGAAGAACCTTTCTTAGTCACAAGAGCAAAAGTTGGCTTCTTAATGAGGCTCTCAGTTGCTTGAAACTCTTTAAGTAGTTCTGCcaatgagtaagagagcttattcATGTTGTAATTTAGGAAAAACTGCTTAAATGAGTTAGGCGGCGATTGGACAACAATATCGACCTAGGTTTCCCCATCGATTTCAGCTCAAAGGATCTCTAACTCATTGAGAAGATCAGTCATCTTCAGAACATAATCCCTTACTAGGGTCCCTTCTGCCATAGTAGTATTCATGAGTTCCTTGATAGCAGTCTGCCTAGCAGCACGATTTTGATCCCCAAACATTTCTTTAAGGTTCTGCATTATATCATAGGTAGAAGGCATATACTGATGCTAATGTAGTAGAACATTCGACATAGATGCAAAAATGTAACACCATGCCATCTCATCAGCCTTAATCCACTTCCGGTAAGCCTGAGTTTCCTCATCGGTTGCCCCTTCACCAGGTTTCTATGGACATACCTCTGCGAGCAGATGCTTGTACTCCTTTGCAGTTAgtacaatatccaagttccttttccagTCAATATAATTACGTCCAACCAGttttttttctttgagaataacaaCCAAGGGATTGAAAGCCATTTTAATCCTGAGAACCACGtattataattaaatatgatgagcaataataaaattttaattcaattaaaataatatggtttctgttggccttacaaagcttagcatcttgttttaatgctaacaaacaagtggaacttaacatatttggttgagtattGATATTTCAagatttaagaatgagaataaaaagtaaaataatcacaaagatgagtcaaagcatggatgcgaagatgatatctattaaagcttgaagatcatgagagtgtggatgttaaagataatgtgctaaaagcttaaagcttgaagacaagagagccaaagaaaagaaaagtaagagagtcaaagaaagagtcgaaaagcaaagagagagagctcaaaagacaagcatgaagactcaagcatttagaatgtcaaatgtcctaagaagtctttatgtaagttcttcatattttaaatatcttttgaaatatttttaaaactttttaggatacaaagacttagagaccagttcttaaaaaacccttgaaaatgattttgaaaagttatatttgagtttttcaaataactagagtttaaaaataaaaaatgaaaatatttggaaaaagaatgGATTAGTCAGACGACTGACCAGACCACATCAAGATTGGCCAGCTGAAAAACAAACACCAAGAATGAATAAACCTGCTCAGTCGATTAGTAGTTTGAACTAGAattagtcagccgactaacaacCTGGtttgtccagtcgactgaccattttgaacgtggttgagtCAGCAGACTGCCATTTTccagaatttaatttttttgcaaAAAGAAAAGCCTCAACCACCTTTCCAGCCAACTAACTCTCTGAAAAGAACTACCCAATCACCTGTCCAGCTGACTAACTCCACAGGATTttaaactctcaatctctctcaaagttctctattgctcacactccatctgggagatatCTTCTGAAATTTCTATTGAATCATAAACCTACGGTTCTAAtattgagttttctcaatcactaaagaaccctttgTAGTAAATCGGATAATTACggaaataaaataatatagaaaaaagagggaaaaggaattttaaagaGGGGCGCAACAGCCTTCTTGGGCTTGTCCACGTGGACGTGTGTCTCATCTATAAGAGTTTATCGATGGGCTATTTTTGGGGCCTgaaactcattgacgagggttaggtgctcgtcaacgaactctcgtcttaaactcatcgatgaggccatgtggCAAAAGGTCTATAAACAGGAGAAAATCAAGTTTCAGTGAGAGgaattcattttctctcttttctttctctcactAACTCGgttctctctccatctctctaaaTTTCTCGCTCTGTTACTCCCCGGTTTTACGATCAGAAGTCGCTAcgttgattttggggagtttctctacaagtctggtggaatggattgttgattggggtaacttgggcaccatcccaaaat
The Malania oleifera isolate guangnan ecotype guangnan chromosome 13, ASM2987363v1, whole genome shotgun sequence DNA segment above includes these coding regions:
- the LOC131145802 gene encoding uncharacterized protein LOC131145802, which encodes MAFNPLVVILKEKKLVGRNYIDWKRNLDIVLTAKEYKHLLAEHQYMPSTYDIMQNLKEMFGDQNRAARQTAIKELMNTTMAEGTLVRDYVLKMTDLLNELEIL